The following are encoded together in the Brassica napus cultivar Da-Ae chromosome A9, Da-Ae, whole genome shotgun sequence genome:
- the LOC125578502 gene encoding F-box protein At3g60790-like: MTTCSSSSSSSSSSPRKLQYPIDDNDWISKLPDELLQLILSKLSTEEAVRTSLLSSRWEDVWKWRSHLVLDMNKVLETTPNEDLHRVSVELARSMTKAINNYHGHLERCIIQHYVSQCKDGTLQSWIHSVTRLEHTKDLTLVNYIPATRRCTRASLLSLLPDTFSHHSLTSLSLCGYTLIGPRAFSNCKNLKTLKLINVVISQASVLSGVLAACSSLEVVVLKVNFLTPRGVLKIENNNLKFLQLSFLYEIDRMEVYATCLDVLDIRCIKVKRDNFILVAPNIQVNTNAWLDDHGCMDCPHLYYHVSSYLAQEEKNIWHELLVSDFHDMRRSGCLSVSVDLTDPEEVEIPKEVLLMWTDLLMEFEILFKNKKSPIEEGECSTNDRTHAKPFLNGDLWFYNVWLYNFDGSNDEEFAFASHLLMQETVIIKMMIETSSFPPTKKLNAEAAVAKLMELPKRYKHFIECF; the protein is encoded by the exons ATGACGACatgctcatcatcatcatcatcatcatcatcgtcaccTAGAAAGCTCCAATATCCTATCGATGACAATGATTGGATCAGCAAACTCCCAGACGAGTTATTGCAATTGATTCTCTCAAAATTGTCCACCGAAGAAGCTGTAAGAACAAGTCTTTTATCGTCACGATGGGAGGATGTGTGGAAATGGAGGTCTCATCTCGTCCTCGACATGAACAAGGTCTTGGAAACAACCCCCAATGAAGATTTGCACCGAGTTTCTGTTGAGTTGGCTAGGTCAATGACCAAG GCTATAAATAATTACCATGGACACCTAGAAAGATGCATTATTCAGCATTATGTATCCCAATGTAAGGATGGTACGCTCCAAAGTTGGATCCACTCAGTGACTCGTTTGGAACACACAAAAGATCTCACACTTGTAAACTACATCCCTGCTACAAGGCGTTGCACAAGAGCTAGTTTGCTCAGCTTGCTCCCAGATACATTTTCACATCATAGCCTCACTTCACTATCACTTTGTGGATACACCCTAATAGGTCCACGTGCCTTCAGCAATTGCAAGAATCTTAAGACCCTCAAGCTTATAAACGTTGTCATCTCACAAGCTAGTGTCCTTAGTGGAGTTTTAGCAGCTTGCTCCTCCCTCGAGGTGGTTGTGTTGAAAGTCAATTTCCTAACCCCACGTGGTGTGTTGAAGATTGAGAACAACAACTTGAAGTTCTTGCAATTGTCTTTCCTTTACGAGATTGATAGGATGGAAGTGTATGCAACTTGTCTAGATGTTCTAGACATCAGGTGTATCAAAGTTAAGAGAGACAACTTCATCCTCGTTGCTCCCAATATCCAGGTTAACACAAATGCTTGGTTGGATGATCACGGCTGTATGGATTGTCCTCACCTCTACTATCATGTATCATCATATCTCGCTCAG GAGGAAAAAAACATTTGGCATGAGCTTTTGGTGAGTGACTTTCATGATATGAGACGGTCTGGGTGTTTATCAGTGAGTGTAGATTTAACTGATCCGGAAGAAGTGGAGATACCGAAGGAAGTTTTGCTTATGTGGACCGATCTTTTGATGGAGTTTGAGATCTTGTTCAAG aACAAGAAATCTCCTATAGAAGAAGGTGAATGTTCTACTAACGACAGAACACATGCAAAACCGTTCCTTAACGGTGATTTATGGTTTTATAATGTGTGGTTGTATAATTTTGATGGTTCGAATGATGAAGAGTTTGCGTTTGCTTCACATTTGTTGATGCAAGAGACAGTGATAATTAAGATGATGATCGAGACTTCTTCGTTTCCTCCGACGAAGAAGTTGAATGCAGAAGCAGCTGTGGCCAAGTTGATGGAACTTCCTAAACGTTACAAACATTTTATTGAATGCTTCTGA